Proteins from a genomic interval of Nerophis lumbriciformis linkage group LG01, RoL_Nlum_v2.1, whole genome shotgun sequence:
- the LOC133620390 gene encoding cytosolic sulfotransferase 3-like — MDTPPRPELFDFHGVSMTKYFTDNYKNVKNFKAKPDDILIASYPKSGTTWTCYLLDRLYFGKTQPEESTSLPLYMRVPFLELCIPGHPKGKDLADQLTVTPRLIKTHLPVQLLPETFWENNCRAVYVARNPKDVAVSHFHFSRMNSIHPAPGDWDGFLQRFMEGKMVYGPWHEHVVGWWEKKQTYPKLHYMFYEDLSENVGREIDKLCSFIGLSPSAEEKEAIVAAVKFDNMKNNKLTNFTNAPLMNLKVSPFMRKGKVGDWKNHFTVAQNEQCDEYYNHKIRDPALQFRTQV; from the exons ATGGACACGCCACCTCGCCCAGAACTCTTTGACTTTCATGGTGTCTCCATGACGAAGTACTTTACGGACAATTATAAAAACGTGAAGAATTTTAAGGCCAAACCAGATGATATCCTCATAGCCTCTTACCCTAAATCAG GAACTACATGGACATGCTACCTTTTGGATCGTTTGTACTTTGGAAAGACGCAGCCAGAGGAATCGACATCCCTACCCCTTTATATGAGGGTACCATTTTTGGAGCTCTGCATTCCTGGTCACCCCAAAG GAAAAGACCTGGCAGACCAACTCACCGTCACTCCTCGTCTCATTAAAACTCATCTGCCAGTCCAACTTCTCCCAGAGACTTTTTGGGAGAACAACTGTCGG GCAGTCTATGTGGCTCGTAACCCAAAGGATGTCGCCGTGTCCCACTTCCACTTTAGCCGCATGAACAGCATCCACCCCGCCCCAGGAGACTGGGATGGCTTTCTACAAAGATTCATGGAGGGAAAGA TGGTTTATGGACCCTGGCATGAGCATGTGGTCGGCTGGTGGGAGAAGAAACAAACATATCCAAAGCTTCATTACATGTTCTATGAAGATCTAAGTGAG AACGTGGGACGAGAGATCGACAAACTGTGCAGTTTCATCGGCTTGTCTCCCTCAGCCGAGGAGAAGGAGGCCATCGTGGCTGCTGTGAAATTTGACAATATGAAAAATAACAAACTGACCAACTTTACCAATGCTCCCTTGATGAATCTGAAGGTGTCTCCTTTCATGAGAAAAG GGAAAGTTGGTGACTGGAAGAATCATTTCACCGTGGCCCAGAACGAGCAGTGTGATGAATACTACAACCACAAAATTAGAGATCCCGCGCTGCAATTCCGCACCCAAGTTTAG